The Cellulophaga lytica DSM 7489 nucleotide sequence ACTGCTCCGTCTTCTAAATACGACCCTGAGGGTAAAGGCGGAATTTTAAATATTATAACTAAAAAAGGAGCTATAAATGGTACCTATACACAGCTTAATGTACGTGGTGGTTTTCCGTCTATAGAAGAATACAATACAAAAGAAGCAGCACAACGTTACGGAATAGATGCTACCTTAAACAAGCGAACAGACAAATGGAATTTTTCTTTAGGCGCTAGTTACCAACGTAATGATAAAACCGGTAGGAGAGAAGGAGATATGTACATTGTTAATGAAGCTGAAAATAAAATAACTTTTTTACCTTCTGATGGTGAGCGTAGTTTTGATGAAGTAAGTTATAACGGAAGATTTAATGTAGATTACACACCTAACAAAAATAATAGTTATTCGGTTGGTTTTTTTGCAGGAAAACATACCAAAGATAGACTGGCAGATATTGTTTATTATGACAACCACGCAATAGCACCAATAGAAAGTGACTCTAGGTTGTATACTTTTACATATTACAACCATAACCTTAGAACAAGAAAAGGTGATTTTGCATTGGGTAGTTTTGATTATGAACATAAGTTTACTAATGAGTCTAAACTAGCGGCATCTATTTTGTATGAATATACATTTTTAGGAGGACCAACGGAGAATGACAACCTTGGTTATCCAGACAATAATATTGTTTACCAGCAAGAATATAATACTAATGATAACCCGTTATATGGTACACGTTTTAATTTAGATTATACTTTTAAACCTTTTACATTTGGAACAGTTGAAACAGGTTATCAATACAGAAATTTAGACCATACAGGTGAATTTGTATACCAAAGAGATGGTGTTTTGGTACCAGAGTTTTCTAGTGATGTTAGTTTAAATAGAACTATACACTCTGGCTATGCACAATTAACAGGAGCTGATAAAAAATGGGATTATGCAGCAGGTTTACGTATAGAGTCTATGGATAGAGAATATGAAGAATCTTTAAAAAGTGAAATTTCTCCTAATAGTTATAAGTATGATTTTGTAAAGCTTTTTCCGTCTGCATCTTTACAATTTAAAATTAATGATAAAACAAAACTAAAAACAGCTTATAGTAAAAGGGTAGAGCGTACAACAACTTTTAAAATGAATAGTTTTGCAGAAAGAGAACACTCTGAAGTTTTTGAACAAGGAGACAATAAATTAGAGCCAGAGTTTATAGATTTAGTAGAAGTAGGAATAACAAAAAAGTTGAAGCAAGGAAATTCTTTTTTTGCTACAGCCTATTATAGAGGTGTAGAAAATGTAATAAATAGAGTTAATGTGCTTGCATACCAAGAAAATGGAGCTGTAATAGATACTATTATAAACCGTGTGTATTCTAATGTAGGTAAAAGCAACTCTTATGGTTTAGAAATTGGAGCTACAATAAAACCAACTAAAAACTGGACAAATTTTATTGGAGCAAATGTTTATAGTTATAAAATTAATGGTGTTTTAAACTTTAACCACAGAGATGGTGTTGCACGTACTTACGGTATAAATAGTAAGGCTACTATATACTCTGTAAATCTTAACTCAACTTACAATTTTTGGCAAAATGCAAGTGCACAGTTCTCTTTTAATTATTTATCTGATAGAAATACTGCAATGGGAGAAGACTCTAGGTTTTACTCTCCAAATCTTACGCTTAGAAAATCGTTTTTAGATAATAAATTAACAGCCACGTTACAATGGCAAAATATAGATATGGGCTTATTAAACACTAATGAGCAACGTATTACAACGTCTAGACCTGGTAAATTTTATACCACAACAAATTACAGGTATGAGGTAGATATGGTGTCATTAAATTTATCATATACATTTAATGCAACTAAAAATAAATCTAAATTTATTGATAGTGAATTTGGAAAACGAGAGTTTTAATTAACCTGTTAGATTTGTAAATTAAAAGCCTAGTTAATGTTTGTATAACTGGGCTTTTGCTTTTAGCTAAAATAGCTCTTTCTTTACTTTGTCATAATAACTGTCACTTACTGGTATGTTTATACTAGATAGTAGTAAATCTCTGCCTTTAAGACTTGTAACTTTACTTTTGTTTACAATAAAAGACCTGTGTACACGCATAAATAAATTTGGATCTAAGGTTTTTTCTAAAGATTTTAATGTCTGGTGACTCATTATCTTTTTACCATCTTCTAAATAAAAATTAACGTACTCACTATCACTTTCTATATGCGTAATGTGCTGTAATTGTATTTTATGCAAGTCATAACCAGATTTAATAGTTATAGTAGTATTATTAGTATACTTATTAGGGATTTCTGTTGTTTCAAGTTTATTTACAGCTTGTAAAAAACGTTCAAAAGTTATAGGTTTTAATAAATAATCTAGAGCGTTTAACTCATAGCCTTGCAAAGCATACTCAGAATAAGCAGTTGTAAAAATTATTTTAGTAGTAGCGGGTATCATTTTAGCAAAATCTGTTCCCTTTAAATTAGGCATTTGTATGTCTAAAAAAATAAGGTCAATTGTATTTGCTTTTAGTGTTTGTATAGCGTCAATAGGGTTTTCGTAATCAGCAACAAGCTCTATGTAATCTAATTTACTAATATAGCTAGTTAATAAGCCCCTAGCTAGTTCTTCATCATCAATAATAATACATTTATACATTTTGCTGTAAATTTAATTCAACTTTAAAAATACCATCAGTTTTAGAAATAGCTAATGTATGTTTATTAGGGTAAAGTATTTCTAGTCTCTTTTTTACATTATCTAAGCCTATACCTCCTACATCATCTTTTAAAATATCTTTAGAGGCTATGCTATTTTCTACTTTAAAATTAATGTTACCATTGTCTGCCGTTAATTTAATAGTAATAAATGTAGCATTAAATTGTTCTATATTACTATGTTTAATGGCATTTTCTACAAATGGTATAAGTAACATTGGGGCAATTTGTATACTACTATCTTTTACGTTAAATGTAGTGTTTATAGGGTATTTTTTACTGCTTTTTAAGGTAAAAAGTTTTATGTAGTTCTCTATATATTCAATTTCTTTAGAGAGGAGTACAAAAGGTCTCTCGCACTCATATAAAACATACCTTAGCATTGTAGATAAATAACTTATGCTTTCTTGGGTTTTAGCAGTATCTATAGCAGATAACGCATAAATGTTATTTAAAGCATTAAACAAAAAATGCGGATTTATCTGTGACTTTAAAAGTTTTAATTCTGTTTCTAAATTTTCATTTTTACTAATAATTATTTCTTCTTCCTTTTTTTTAGTATACACAATAAACTCTATTACAGTAGCTAAAATATATGCAATAAATAAAAGTAATATTTGTGTAAACTGCCTAGACGGTGGCCTTGGTATGTTTTCCCTATTTATATTAGGTAATTCTGCAGCCTGTGGTATTCTTGGTAAAGGCAAAGGACGTTCTTGAGGGAGTAACACAGACATTAGAGCTATAAAAATACCCAGAGCTATTACAGATATTATAACAAATTGTAAATGTTTTTTAGGGAATAAAAACTTTGGAGCAGTATAAAAAATTAATAATGCTATTAATACTATTTGTCCTAAAAAAGAAAATAAGTTTTGCTCTATAAAATTTGTAGCCCAACCTTGTTGTGACCATAAAACAAACCACAAAGCAAACCATAAAATGGATTGAGAAATAAATCTAATTGTTGTATTCATACTGCAAATAAATGAAAATAAAAATCAATGTATGTTTAAAAAACAGCCTATTTACCCAGTGTAAAATAGATTTGGCAGAATATAAAAACAGTTTTACAGAAAGCTTAGCTGCATTCACTTAAAACCAAACATCTGCATTAATCTTATGCTCATCTTTGAAATCTAAAATAGTAGAATTTTAAAAATAAAAAGATGAAAAATACAACAGTAAAAAAAGGAGTTTTAGTAGTAGCGTTAGTAGCATTTGGTGCAATGGGATTAAAAGCACAACCACCAAAAGGAGAACAACGTAAAAGACCTACGTTAGAAGAGATTTTTAAACAGATGGACGCTAATGAAGATGGTAAACTTACTAAAGAAGAGGTAAAAGGACCTTTAAAAAAAGATTTTAAGAAAATTGATGCCAATGAGGATGGGTTTTTAACTAAAGAAGAAATAGAAAAAATGCCTAAGCCAGAAAAGAAAGAGAAACCATCTAAATAAAACTTATGAAAATTTCTAAATTAAAATATATACCATTATTTAGTATAGCAACTATTGTTACTGTAGCATTTATTGCCTGCAGTAATGATAGTAATTCTGATGAGGATGCTATAAATAATGATGATACAAGTGCTGAATTACACGCAGCTTTTGCAGAGTTTGATTCTGAGAATGTAACAATTTTATTAAATGGTACAGAAGTAGAAATAGAAACTAACGGAATGCCAAACCATACGTCTCCGTATTGGTCTAATACTACAGAACGTTCTGCTGTAGACCCAATGGGTAATACGTTAACTACAGAA carries:
- a CDS encoding outer membrane beta-barrel protein encodes the protein MKMKTLFLLMFFCFIGQNLMAQITGKVIDASTNQALEYATVALYKKQDSVLVTGVITELDGSFKIPNIKAGRYYLEASFLGYTTKTISPVLLSKKGERLSLGAIQLTLGNQLNEVVVQAERLAVVHKIDRQVFDTKKYQNSEGGSAVDVVKNLPSVTLNGQGEISVRGSQGFSVLVNGKPTQGDASAILAQLPANGLESVELITAPSSKYDPEGKGGILNIITKKGAINGTYTQLNVRGGFPSIEEYNTKEAAQRYGIDATLNKRTDKWNFSLGASYQRNDKTGRREGDMYIVNEAENKITFLPSDGERSFDEVSYNGRFNVDYTPNKNNSYSVGFFAGKHTKDRLADIVYYDNHAIAPIESDSRLYTFTYYNHNLRTRKGDFALGSFDYEHKFTNESKLAASILYEYTFLGGPTENDNLGYPDNNIVYQQEYNTNDNPLYGTRFNLDYTFKPFTFGTVETGYQYRNLDHTGEFVYQRDGVLVPEFSSDVSLNRTIHSGYAQLTGADKKWDYAAGLRIESMDREYEESLKSEISPNSYKYDFVKLFPSASLQFKINDKTKLKTAYSKRVERTTTFKMNSFAEREHSEVFEQGDNKLEPEFIDLVEVGITKKLKQGNSFFATAYYRGVENVINRVNVLAYQENGAVIDTIINRVYSNVGKSNSYGLEIGATIKPTKNWTNFIGANVYSYKINGVLNFNHRDGVARTYGINSKATIYSVNLNSTYNFWQNASAQFSFNYLSDRNTAMGEDSRFYSPNLTLRKSFLDNKLTATLQWQNIDMGLLNTNEQRITTSRPGKFYTTTNYRYEVDMVSLNLSYTFNATKNKSKFIDSEFGKREF
- a CDS encoding LytR/AlgR family response regulator transcription factor, which encodes MYKCIIIDDEELARGLLTSYISKLDYIELVADYENPIDAIQTLKANTIDLIFLDIQMPNLKGTDFAKMIPATTKIIFTTAYSEYALQGYELNALDYLLKPITFERFLQAVNKLETTEIPNKYTNNTTITIKSGYDLHKIQLQHITHIESDSEYVNFYLEDGKKIMSHQTLKSLEKTLDPNLFMRVHRSFIVNKSKVTSLKGRDLLLSSINIPVSDSYYDKVKKELF
- a CDS encoding sensor histidine kinase → MNTTIRFISQSILWFALWFVLWSQQGWATNFIEQNLFSFLGQIVLIALLIFYTAPKFLFPKKHLQFVIISVIALGIFIALMSVLLPQERPLPLPRIPQAAELPNINRENIPRPPSRQFTQILLLFIAYILATVIEFIVYTKKKEEEIIISKNENLETELKLLKSQINPHFLFNALNNIYALSAIDTAKTQESISYLSTMLRYVLYECERPFVLLSKEIEYIENYIKLFTLKSSKKYPINTTFNVKDSSIQIAPMLLIPFVENAIKHSNIEQFNATFITIKLTADNGNINFKVENSIASKDILKDDVGGIGLDNVKKRLEILYPNKHTLAISKTDGIFKVELNLQQNV